A window of Streptomyces sp. SAI-127 contains these coding sequences:
- a CDS encoding YbjN domain-containing protein — translation MTIDPSSIPNFGGQPEPQQGPAGPVVPDQDLVKQLLDQMELKYVVDDEGDLAAPWEQFRTYFMFRGEGDQQVFSVRTFYDRPHQIDEKPLLLESIDDWNRRTLWPKVYSHTHDDGTVRLIGEAQMLIGTGVSLEHFVSSTVSWVRAAIEFDKWLVEQLGLEEDVNDAEKPEDDE, via the coding sequence GTGACCATCGACCCGTCCTCGATTCCGAACTTCGGGGGCCAGCCCGAGCCGCAGCAAGGACCGGCGGGCCCCGTCGTCCCGGATCAGGATCTTGTGAAGCAGCTCCTCGACCAGATGGAGCTGAAGTATGTCGTCGACGACGAGGGTGACCTCGCGGCGCCGTGGGAGCAGTTCCGTACGTATTTCATGTTCCGCGGCGAGGGCGACCAGCAGGTCTTCTCGGTGCGGACGTTCTACGACCGGCCCCACCAGATCGACGAGAAGCCGCTGCTCCTGGAGTCCATCGACGACTGGAACCGGCGCACCCTGTGGCCCAAGGTCTATAGCCACACCCATGACGACGGCACCGTCCGTCTGATCGGCGAGGCGCAGATGCTCATCGGCACCGGCGTCAGCCTGGAGCACTTCGTCTCCTCGACCGTCAGCTGGGTGCGCGCCGCCATCGAGTTCGACAAGTGGCTCGTCGAACAGCTCGGCCTCGAGGAGGACGTCAACGACGCGGAGAAGCCCGAGGACGACGAGTAG
- a CDS encoding pyridoxal phosphate-dependent aminotransferase — MTGMTSSARPLLNRRLAEFGTTIFAEMSALALQTGSINLGQGFPDTDGPEEIREAAVRALRDGRGNQYPPGPGVPELRTAVATHQERRYGLVYDPDTEVLVTAGATEAIAAALLALVEPGDEVVALEPYYDSYAACIAMAGGTRVPVTLRPHFDGGAGFRLDLDELRAAVTDRTRLLLINTPHNPTGTVLTREELTAIAELAVERDLLVVTDEVYEHLVFDEAEHLPLATFPGMRERTVSIGSAGKTFSFTGWKVGWITAAPGLVSAVRSAKQFLTYVSSGPFQYAVAEALALPDSYFTAFRDDMLAKRDLLAGGLAEAGFGVFKPAGTYFITTDIRPLGESDGFAFCRALPERAGVVAIPNAVFYDHREEGAPFVRFAFCKRTEVLADAADRLRKAFAH; from the coding sequence ATGACCGGCATGACCTCCAGCGCGCGCCCCCTGCTCAACCGCCGTCTCGCCGAGTTCGGGACGACGATCTTCGCCGAGATGTCCGCCCTGGCCCTGCAGACCGGATCGATCAACCTGGGCCAGGGCTTTCCCGACACGGACGGCCCCGAGGAGATCAGGGAGGCGGCCGTACGGGCGCTGCGGGACGGGCGGGGCAACCAGTACCCGCCGGGCCCGGGCGTCCCGGAGCTGCGCACGGCGGTCGCCACGCACCAGGAGCGCCGCTACGGCCTGGTCTACGACCCCGACACCGAGGTCCTGGTCACCGCCGGAGCCACGGAGGCCATCGCCGCCGCACTGCTCGCCCTGGTCGAGCCCGGTGACGAGGTCGTCGCCCTGGAGCCGTACTACGACTCCTACGCGGCCTGCATCGCGATGGCGGGCGGGACCAGGGTCCCGGTCACCCTGCGGCCGCACTTCGACGGGGGTGCCGGCTTCCGTCTCGACCTCGACGAGCTGCGCGCCGCGGTGACCGACCGGACCCGGCTCCTGCTCATCAACACCCCGCACAACCCCACCGGCACCGTCCTCACCCGCGAGGAGCTGACGGCGATCGCCGAACTGGCCGTGGAGCGGGATCTGCTGGTGGTCACGGACGAGGTGTACGAGCACCTGGTCTTCGACGAGGCCGAACACCTGCCCCTGGCGACCTTCCCCGGGATGCGGGAGCGCACGGTCTCCATCGGTTCCGCCGGCAAGACCTTCTCCTTCACCGGCTGGAAGGTCGGCTGGATCACGGCGGCACCCGGCCTGGTCTCGGCGGTCCGCTCGGCGAAGCAGTTCCTGACCTACGTCTCCTCCGGACCGTTCCAGTACGCGGTCGCCGAGGCGCTCGCCCTCCCGGACAGCTACTTCACCGCCTTCCGCGACGACATGCTCGCCAAGCGGGACCTGCTGGCGGGCGGCCTGGCGGAGGCCGGTTTCGGGGTCTTCAAGCCGGCCGGCACCTACTTCATCACCACCGACATCCGCCCCCTGGGCGAGAGCGACGGCTTCGCCTTCTGCCGCGCGTTGCCCGAGCGCGCGGGCGTCGTCGCCATCCCGAACGCGGTCTTCTACGACCACCGGGAGGAGGGGGCGCCGTTCGTGCGGTTCGCGTTCTGCAAGCGCACGGAGGTCCTGGCGGACGCGGCGGATCGGCTCCGCAAGGCGTTCGCGCATTGA